From Pyrenophora tritici-repentis strain M4 chromosome 1, whole genome shotgun sequence, the proteins below share one genomic window:
- a CDS encoding TT-ORF1 multi-domain protein — translation MLRVEVGRVVEEVVVGNLREVGIGVKSKVGDRNLEVENDVIVPSLGDNVVDVDVGGLTETDGEKGIVVTCPVCFINAASLSVLFMSGLLMQNPNKSSVAASFNLNFCLNSIASSKYAALTPGN, via the coding sequence ATGCTGAGAGTTGAAGTGGGTAGGGTGGTGGAAGAGGTGGTAGTAGGAAATCTCCGGGAGGTTGGAATAGGAGTGAAATCCAAAGTCGGAGACAGGAATCTCGAAGTCGAGAACGACGTCATCGTTCCTTCTCTCGGCGACAACGTCGTCGACGTCGATGTAGGCGGTTTGACAGAAACAGACGGCGAGAAGGGCATAGTAGTAACCTGTCCAGTCTGCTTCATCAACGCCGCCTCCCTCTCCGTCCTCTTCATGTCCGGCCTCTTGATGCAAAATCCCAACAAATCATCCGTCGCCGCCTCCTTCAACCTCAACTTCTGCCTAAACTCCATCGCCTCCTCCAAATACGCCGCCTTAACCCCCGGTAACTGA
- a CDS encoding WD40 repeat protein encodes MRLIKPQWLTHPGEQKDFEVYSCHVSPDGSRLATAAGDGYVRVWSTEAILNSNDPTYTKPKQLAAVSHHSGTIHAVRFSSNGKYLASGADDKIVCVYALDKNAPTHAAFGSNEPPPVENWRVIRRLIGHDNDVQDLGWSFDSSILVSVGLDSKVVVWSGHSFEKLKTLSNHQSHVKGITFDPANKYFATASDDRTIKVYRFNSPPQNASQQDQVNNFVLDHTITVPFQTSPLTTYFRRCSWSPDGAHIAAANATNGPVSSVAILSRGTWDGDISLVGHEGPVEVTSFSPRLFYRDPPRPDKDGNITQQTVTIVACAGQDKCLSVWNTSLPRPFMIFQELAGKAISDLSWSPHGETLYATSLDGSIMTLMFQPGELGYPASLAENEKTLAKFGAGRRVGIIESTDALLLEESSKNGELKGVQGRMGALMGDGGAVQPPTITNGTNGIPTTTLTNGSSATAQPQAPAEPPPDQRVEKLKQRVTVTKDGKKRIAPMLMSSSSGVGESSLPQTQLLSATTTSGGRSDNPHNILDLSKPYDGFPKGGLATMLIGNKRKFAEIEGDEDKQVERRLAASVRPGGAAIVLNSENGLIPPAAAPPKNDLQEIPKVLRPAIVNPAMSLAQVRLAVPKVRSVIVRTMDGSEPPQNGVDANTGKAEIPDTVILEARNASGPSRTGRPQDHDPTRMTCTSKGQSLWQDFLPKAVLLVTGNTNLFAAACEDGSVYAWTPAGRRTLNAMVLEAQPVIMDCRGWWLMCITAVGMVYIWNLKTMSAPHPPISLAPILDIAAYAQGPHLTRSPGIVFARLNSAGRIIVAMSNGEGYAYNPDMYIWQRISEPWWGVTSQYWNSTDSSVGNIRSSQDKNAAPKEKDDMVSIENISAGIIPALERNTTNQSLLQGRAFHLQRLIKILVSAEGYETFESSASVAHLENRVAAARTLGAREEFKIYLTMYVKRLGAEGLKGKIEELLRSLASSLVAEDEDEGGAEGDGEEGEDAAAALKEPEVICGWKREELLREAVLILGKHRDLQRITVPYARLLGIVVDGQRQDEAMVTDM; translated from the exons ATGCGTCTCATCAAACCGCAGTGGTTAACGCATCCGG GCGAACAGAAAGACTTTGAAGTATACAGCTGCCACGTTTCCCCCGATGGGTCGCGCCTGGCTACGGCCGCTGGAG ATGGCTATGTGCGAGTGTGGTCTACAGAGGCTATTTTAAATTCAAACGACCCCACATACACCAAGCCGAAGCAGCTCGCCGCTGTCAGCCACCATTCAGGCACTATCCACGCCGTACGCTTCTCTTCCAACGGTAAATACCTGGCTTCCGGTGCAGACGACAAGATAGTATGCGTCTACGCACTCGACAAGAATGCGCCAACACACGCAGCTTTCG GATCGAACGAGCCCCCACCCGTCGAGAATTGGCGTGTCATCCGCCGCCTGATTGGACATGATAACGATGTGCAGGACCTTGGATGGTCATTCGACTCCTCCATATTGGTTTCGGTGGGGCTGGATTCAAAGGTCGTTGTCTGGTCAGGCCATTCATTCGAAAAATTGAAGACGCTATCAAATCACCAGAGTCACGTCAAAGGCATAACCTTCGACCCGGCGAACAAGTACTTTGCTACTGCTAGCGACGACCGAACCATCAAAGTCTACCGATTCAACTCACCGCCGCAGAATGCGTCCCAGCAAGACCAGGTCAACAACTTCGTCCTAGACCACACAATCACAGTCCCCTTTCAAACCTCGCCGCTCACCACATACTTCCGCCGTTGCTCATGGTCGCCCGATGGCGCACATATTGCTGCTGCGAATGCTACAAATGGACCCGTCAGCTCAGTTGCCATTCTTTCGCGTGGAACATGGGACGGGGATATCAGTTTGGTCGGTCATGAAGGCCCTGTCGAGGTCACCTCCTTCTCTCCGAGGTTATTTTACCGGGACCCGCCACGTCCAGACAAAGACGGAAATATCACCCAACAGACCGTGACCATTGTCGCATGTGCGGGACAAGACAAGTGCCTTAGCGTGTGGAATACAAGCTTACCTAGGCCATTCATGATTTTCCAAGAGCTGGCAGGAAAGGCCATATCCGACTTGTCATGGTCACCTCACGGTGAGACCCTGTATGCGACCAGCTTGGATGGCAGCATCATGACACTCATGTTTCAGCCGGGAGAGTTGGGATATCCTGCGTCGCTTGCTGAGAACGAAAAGACGCTTGCAAAATTCGGCGCTGGTAGAAGAGTTGGCATTATCGAAAGCACGGACGCACTGCTCCTAGAAGAGAGCAGTAAGAACGGAGAGTTGAAGGGAGTACAAGGCAGGATGGGTGCACTAATGGGCGATGGCGGTGCAGTGCAGCCCCCAACTATTACGAACGGAACCAACGGTATTCCCACGACGACTCTCACCAATGGATCGAGCGCTACCGCACAACCGCAGGCCCCTGCCGAACCACCCCCAGACCAGAGGGTAGAGAAGCTCAAGCAGCGAGTGACTGTCACGAAAGATGGCAAGAAGCGGATAGCACCAATGCTCATGTCATCTTCGTCAGGTGTCGGCGAATCTTCCCTACCGCAAACGCAGCTTCTCTCCGCAACGACAACGTCGGGTGGCAGGAGCGATAACCCCCATAACATTCTCGACCTCTCAAAACCGTACGATGGATTCCCAAAGGGCGGGCTTGCGACCATGCTTATCGGAAATAAGAGGAAGTTTGCTGAGATTGAGGGTGACGAAGACAAACAAGTGGAGCGACGACTGGCTGCTTCTGTACGACCTGGAGGTGCAGCTATAGTACTGAACAGCGAAAACGGTCTCATCCCACCCGCTGCCGCGCCACCGAAGAATGACCTACAAGAGATTCCAAAGGTCCTAAGGCCAGCCATTGTCAACCCTGCTATGAGTCTTGCTCAGGTCCGCCTCGCAGTACCGAAAGTCCGGAGTGTTATCGTACGAACCATGGACGGCAGTGAACCACCACAGAATGGCGTAGATGCTAACACAGGGAAAGCGGAAATACCAGACACTGTAATTCTGGAAGCACGCAATGCCAGTGGACCATCACGGACAGGACGCCCACAGGATCACGACCCAACAAGGATGACTTGTACCAGCAAAGGACAGTCTCTCTGGCAAGACTTCCTCCCAAAGGCCGTACTCCTAGTCACAGGCAACACCAATCTCTTCGCCGCAGCATGCGAAGACGGCTCCGTATACGCCTGGACACCTGCCGGCCGCCGCACTCTCAACGCCATGGTCCTAGAAGCCCAACCCGTCATTATGGACTGTCGCGGATGGTGGTTAATGTGCATAACCGCCGTAGGCATGGTCTACATCTGGAACCTAAAAACAATGTCCGCCCCACACCCACCCATCTCCCTCGCCCCTATCCTCGACATCGCAGCCTACGCCCAAGGCCCGCATCTCACCCGCTCCCCCGGCATCGTCTTTGCGCGCCTAAACTCGGCCGGCCGCATCATAGTCGCTATGTCCAACGGCGAAGGCTACGCCTACAATCCCGACATGTACATTTGGCAGCGCATCTCTGAACCCTGGTGGGGCGTCACATCGCAATACTGGAATAGCACCGATTCTTCCGTTGGCAACATCCGGTCCTCGCAGGATAAGAATGCCGCACCAAAGGAAAAAGATGACATGGTTTCCATTGAAAATATCTCAGCGGGCATCATACCTGCGCTCGAACGCAACACTACGAATCAGTCGCTCCTCCAAGGCCGCGCCTTCCACCTCCAGCGTCTCATTAAGATCCTGGTTTCGGCAGAGGGCTACGAGACGTTTGAGAGCTCGGCTAGTGTGGCGCATCTGGAGAACCGCGTCGCTGCCGCTCGTACGCTGGGTGCGAGAGAAGAGTTCAAGATTTATCTCACCATGTATGTCAAGAGGCTTGGTGCAGAGGGTCTTAAAGGCAAAATTGAAGAGTTGTTGAGGAGCCTTGCTAGCAGTCTTgttgctgaggatgaggacgAGGGGGGCGCAGAGGGAGACGGTGAGGAAGGCGAGGATGCGGCGGCGGCGTTGAAGGAGCCAGAGGTTATTTGTGGGTGGAAGAGGGAGGAGCTGTTGAGGGAGGCCGTGCTGATACTCG GCAAACACCGCGACCTCCAACGCATTACTGTGCCCTACGCCCGTCTCCTGGGTATCGTGGTCGATGGACAACGACAGGATGAAGCTATGGTTACAGATATGTAA
- a CDS encoding U1 zinc finger domain containing protein — MAEYWKSTPKYWCKFCSTFVKDTKFERAQHEATGRHQGNIQRSLKGLHREQENEKRNQARAQAEVARLNGLVPSASTPSVATGVGGKPTFEKRVEKKATVDDRKRQWDELAAMGVALPAAARGDLAMAGEWKTVSEQVIGEVTEDGEFKVTALNKGKKGWGHSYKSFPGSKGGDDDIESLLGKTKTEVKKEESKDEVKVEATKDEDADVKTLQEIPTVEEAEARASEAAAQKEEDAPAAPAVVFKKRKKAK, encoded by the exons ATGGCCGAATACTGGAAGTCAACA CCAAAATATTGGTGCAAATTCTGCTCCACGTTCGTAAAAGACACAAAGTTCGAGCGCGCGCAGCACGAAGCGACCGGCCGCCACCAAGGCAACATCCAGCGCAGTCTGAAGGGGCTACATCGCGAACAAGAAAACGAAAAGCGCAATCAAGCGCGCGCGCAAGCCGAGGTTGCACGCTTAAATGGCCTCGTACCCTCCGCTTCCACACCCTCGGTAGCAACAGGCGTAGGAGGCAAACCCACGTTCGAAAAGCGGGTAGAGAAGAAGGCGACTGTAGATGATAGGAAGAGACAATGGGATGAACTGGCGGCCATGGGTGTCGCGCTCCCTGCAGCTGCACGAGGTGACTTGGCTATGGCAGGTGAGTGGAAGACAGTCTCGGAACAAGTCATTGGGGAGGTCACAGAGGATGGGGAGTTCAAGGTGACAGCGCTAAACAAGGGT aagaagggctGGGGACATAGCTACAAGAGCTTTCCAGGAAGTAAGGGTGGGGACGATGATATCGAGAGCTTGCTGGGGAAGACGAAAACCGAAGTCAAGAAGGAAGAATCAAAAGACGAGGTGAAAGTGGAGGCGACCAAGGACGAGGATGCAGACGTCAAGACGCTGCAAGAAATACCTACGGTAGAAGAGGCAGAAGCCAGGGCAAGTGAGGCGGCGGCCcagaaggaggaggatgCACCGGCTGCACCAGCTGTGGTGTTCAAAAAGAGGAAGAAGGCCAAATGA